In Methylotenera versatilis 79, the DNA window TCTGGCTTGGCTTGATAATGCATTGCAGATTAAGGAAACAGCGAATACATCTATTGAAGATATTGAATATGACCTTAGAGTTTTCGACTCGCCTAGTGAATTAAGAAATACTATTTACGAGAAAAATAAGACTAATAATAAAGCTAGATTAGTTGCGGGTTATTGCTGGAAATGGCTAAGTAAAAATAATCCATTAATGGACGATATCGTATTCCCAGAATATGACTTCAGTGCAAAATGGAATTTATCTGACGATGGAATGTTATGGATTGTAAAAAAAGACTCTGTTAAGGAAATTGGTTGTATCCACACTTGTCAAGGTCTAGAGGTCGACTATATAGGCGTGATCATTGGGCCGGATTTAATTGTAAGAAATGGCCAAGTATTGACTGATCCGAGCAAAAGAGCAGCAGAAGACTCCTCTGTTAGAGGATATAAAAAACTAATGAAGGAAGATCCAACTTTTGCAGGACCACTAGTAGATAAAATTATTAAAAACACCTACAGAACGTTAATGACAAGAGGTCAAAAAGGTTGTTATGTTTACTCAACCGATGAAGAGACTCAAGAGTATTTTAGGCAGTTAATGCAAAGTTAAAAATCACATATGTAACCTTAGGACATATGCATATACATCCAGTCACCCCCTATTTTTACACAAAAGGAATTGGGTACAAATAAAGCGGACTTAGGAGCAAGGTCTTTAATCTCTTCCCCGTAATATAAAACCAAAAATAATAATAACGCAGCGACGGCATTTAAAAGATTTTTCAGGGTTGCTTCGTGGAAAAATTCAGATCTTTGATGCTTCACATTATTATTTGCCTTCCACCATAATGGAGATGTGTTTTCGGTTTCCCAGTTACTCCATGGTTTTAAAGTCAGTCCAAATCTTGGTACTAATACCTTAGCTTTATAGATTGCGGGGAATTCAGCCACAATTTCTCTTTGATAACTTTGTATTCCTTTTGCTCTGGATTGTGGATCTATTCCCTTACATATCAACTTCGCTATCACATCTACTTCAGCGGCTGTCGTCATCAAAAGCCTGGCTATTTCTAGCGAGTAACACTTGTAATTAATTTCTGATAGTTCAACCCATCTCGATAATTTTGAAATGTCTTCCTCAATGCTAAGAAAATAATTCCAATGCGAAAAGGTCTTGTGTTGTTCTATTCCCAATCAAATCCCCTAAATAAAATCTAAATTTTAAATCTCGTTATACTTTTTATTACTTCCTTTTGATTTTTCGATTGGATATTTGAGTGCATTTTTAGTAATCTTTTCTTGAATTATCTTGCTCACATCAAACCCGTATTTGTTAGCGATTAAAAATGCAAATGAAAACACATCGGCTAACTCATCTTTAACTTTAGCAACATCTGCATCATCAACACTTTTCCAAAGAAACACCTCTAATAACTCACCCGCTTCAATATTAAGTGCTATAGCTAAATCTTTTGGATTATGAAATTGGTCCCAATCTCTATCATCTCTAAACTTGATTAGATGTTTTGTGATTTCTTGAATATCTGACATTTGATAATTTCCAATAATTTTTCATTTAACAACAATTTCAATTTAGTACCCGGATGTTTTCTATCAAAAGACAATTGAGAAATTCTTGCTTTTCTCGTCAACTGAATAGTAAGTTTTACCGGCTACTGGATATCTGTTGACCATGTTGCCTCAAAATGCCGACGAGCTTTAGCATAATCATTTCCGCAAATTAGTGCATCTCGATCAGGATTATCTTTTTCGCAGCCTCTTGCTGGTTTATATGACTCCGCCCAAGCTTCTTCTTTCTTAGACCGCTCATTTATTTTGTTTTCAATCGCAGCGCGCTTTTCAAAGTCTATTTGTTGTGCAGCTAGTTTTTGCTGTCTTAACTCCTCTGCTTGTAATCTAATTCGCTCTTCTGTTTTCTCTCTCATAGCCTCATTTCGCAACTGAATATTCCTCATTTGCTGCTGACTTTGTGCATTAATTATTTGCATTTGCTGATTAAAAATTTCAAGCGCTTGCCTAACTTGCCACTCGATATACGCCGCTCGTATGAACCAAGCTACCAAAATTGCTGCTAGCACTGCTAAGAAAATACTTATAGGATTAACTTCATTTTTCGGAGGGGCATCAAAAAATGTACGCTGCTGATAACTCTTAATATCTTCCTTATCTAACTGCATAATCATTTCCTTATTTTTATTAAATTAAATAATACTGCTAATTAGGTCTAAATTGATATATCGAAGTTACCAGAGCGTTTTTAACTCATGCAATCAAGCTAAATTATTTCCTTCCCTATCTGAAATCCATTGGTTTATTACACTTAACCTCCAAACACTCGTTCTTTCAGTTAACTTAATTTGTTTTGGAAATTTATCTTCTTTCATCAACTTGTATATAGTGCTTCTAGCTATTCCCAACATCACAGTCAATTCTTTAATACGGATGTAGCGATCTTCTAACATAGTTAAACCTCCTAAATTTTAGAATGTGAAATTGATATCAAGCACCGATACTCTTTTGAAGGAAAACAATAGGAGCACTTTCTTTACGTCCCATACAAATCAGCATGTAGTCTGTGATTTTTTGCATAGGGGCACGTAACCTCTCCACATCAGTGATAATGTATCCAGCGGTGACATCATTCGTCATTTTATGATTAAGTAATCTTTTTAGAGAGTACGCAGAAATATCTAAGCTTTCGGCAATCGTAATAAATGTGCGCCTAAGGTCATGCGTACTAAAATTAACACCGCTTTCATTTACTACTTTTGCAATCTGCTTTTTAGGGTCAACTAAGTAACCAATATTCGTCTCGTTTGGGAATACATATTTAGTTTTGGCTTCAGCTTTCCTTTTTGTCAGTAAATCAAACAAAAAGTCTGTTAATGGCAACACGTGATCTGTGTGATTTTTGGTGTCTTTAATCACGAAAGTTTTATCTTTTAGATCGACTCGATTCCAAGTTAACTTAGCGGCTTCATTTCGCCTTAAGCCTGTCATTATTACAAATAATAAAAAATCTCTTACAACTTCACGATTAGGAGCAATCGAATCGTTTGATAAACTCATGACAGCACGATACCAAGGGGCTAAATCATAGTGTTTAATAAGCGTGTTTTTTCTGACTGGACGATGCCAAGCACGCAACTGGGTAATTCTAACAACAGGGTTGTGTCTAAAGATTGAGTCGCCGTTACTATCCTCATATTTCATAATGGCATAGTTCATGACCGCTCTAAAGTTGCGCATGGTCTTATTAGCCTGAGATGTGCTTGTTTTACCTATCTTACGAAACTTCAGCTCAACCATATCTTTAGATATTTCTATGGCTGGTTTATTCATCCAGTCAGAAAGATAAAATTCAAAGGTATGTCGATAGTCTTGGATAGTACTGGGCTGTAAATTGCCTCGCGCTTCAATATAGTTTTCTAACACTTCGGCTAGTGTAACTAGTTTGGCTTTTCTGGCTTTTTCTTCATCATGTGGATTTTTACCTCTAGATATTTCAGCCAAATAAGATTTTGCTTGTGATCGTGCTTCATCTAGCGATACAACGTTATGTCTTGCAATAGATTTTCTGATCGTTTTACTGTGTAGTTTAGCCTCAGCAAAATAAACCTTAGCTGACTTTCCAACCCTTAATCCAAAACCTAAAAGTTCTGAGTCACGATAAAAGACTTGACCTGATTTTTCGAATGCAACTTTATCAACAAATGATTTAGTTAGTTTATGCAACATTTTTATACTCCGTTCTACTATTTTCTCGTTAAAAAATTAGTAGCCACCTAGTAGCCAAAATCGAGAAAAGTACTTAAAACGCAGTATAACTATGTAAAATTTGGTAGCAATCGTTTGGCTACTAAGTTAATGTTTATTAAAAGAAAAAAGCACAATTTCAATTACAAAACAAATACTTAGAGTCAAATTCATAATCCTGGGGTCGAGGGTTCAAGTCCCTCTTTCCCACCAATTCAAGGCCATATCTTCGGATATGGCCTTTTCTTTTACTCATTTCTAATTAGCTTAGCAGTAATTAATCTATTTGCGTTTTAAACGCACGCTGCGTTATTAAGTGAAACGATTTATTTCATTAGCCTGTCTTAAACCTCTAGGCTATAAAAGTTTAAACGATGTTTAGACTAGTCGTGTGGTGCAATTAGAGGCCTCTACTTTGGATAAAAATGTGACTGAAAACGCCGCTAAAAAATTGGCAGCGACTATTATTGATAAACTAAAATCTGTTAATTAAGCAAACTATTAGCATCAATTAATCAGTAAATAAAGGCAAATTAATGAGTCAATATCAAGTATTAATCACAGGCGCAAACCGTGGCATTGGTTTGGAGTTTACTAAGCAATATGCGGCTGATGGCTGGAAAGTGCTGGCATGTTGTCGCGATCCAGAATCGGCTGACGCATTGCAGACGTTGGCAAGTACTAGCAAAAATGTACAAGTGGTCGCGCTTGATGTTGGCAATTTCAGCCAAATTGATAGCCTTGCGTTGCAATTAAAAGATGAGGTAATTGATGTGTTAATTAATAACGCTGGCGTATATCCGCAAAGCACTTTTGGCGACACTAATTACGATGATTGGGCGGCAGCATTCAAGATTAACAGTATGACTTCGTTAAAAATGGCTGAAGCATTTGTTCAGCATATTACTCGCAGTCAGCTAAAAAAAATCGCTACGCTTACCAGCAAAATGGGCAGTATTGATGATAATTCTGGTGGCGAAAGTTATATTTATCGCAGTAGTAAAACGGCGGTAAATATGGTGATGAAAAGTCTATCGATTGATTTGAAACCTTATGGCATAAGCGTTGTGACATTGCATCCTGGCTGGGTACAAACGGATATGGGCGGTGCGAATGGTTTGATTAATACGCAAACCAGCGTGACAGGATTACGGCGCGTGATTGATGCGCTAAGTTTAGAAAGCACAGGTAAATTTATTGCTTATGATGGAAAGTCGATTAATTGGTAAGTCTGTAATCTAAGACTTTTAAAAACCGATTGCTTTATAACGATATGTTTGTACGCGTTTTATTGTACAAACTTATAAAGTTGCGTGTTTAAAAGGTGCGCGCTCTTCTAACTCATTGGTGTATTCAGCTATTCCGTGCGCTTCGCGGTTTAAATAAATTTTAATAGCGCGTTCAAAATCTGGGTGAGCGATTTTATGATAAGAGTAAGTTGGGCGCGGTTTAAAGCCACGTGCTAATTTGTGTTCGCCTTGCGCGCCACCTTCAAAAAAAGTGATATTTTCTGTAATGCAAAATTGCTGCGCTTGGTAATAACATAGCTCAAAATGTAAGCCTGATACAAACTGCATGGCGCCCCAATAACGGCCGTATAACGTGGTTTGATTATAAATATTCAGTGTGCAAGCGATTGGGTTTCCATCTAATTCCGCCACAATTAATAGAATATTATTCGGCATGGTTCTGTCGATTTCTGCAAAAAAAAGACGTGTTAAGTAAGGTGTGGAATGGTGCTCGCGGTAAGTATTGGTGTAACACTGGTAGAAAAAATCCCAATCTTGCTCAGTGGCCTCAAACCCTTTAATTTGCCTACAAACGATACCAATCTGTGAGATTTTCTTACGTTCTTGATGAATTTTTTTGCGTTTATCATGACTTAATGTGGCTAAAAATGCTTCAAAGTGCTGATAATTTTTATTCTGCCACCTAAATTGCACGCCAACACGCTTTAACCAGCCACTTGCCTGCAACTGTTGCGCATCGGTTTCATCTGGGAAAAGCACATGCGCACTGGAAAGCTGATGTTTATCCATCACGCTTTCCAATGCTTCAATCATCATAGTCTGCAACTCGGGTTGTTCGGTTAAAAATCGCCTGCTGGTAATGGGCGAGAAAGGAATCGCCGACAGTAGTTTGGGATAATAATTAAATCCACTACGTTGATAAGCATCCGCCCAAGCCCAATCAAATACATATTCGCCATAGGAATGCGTCTTTAAATACAGAGGCATTGCGGCAACTAATTTTTGGTCTAACTTAACCACTAAAGGTTGCGGATTCCACCCAGTGCCCTGCCCGACCGAGCCTGAGTTTTCTAACGCGCTTAAAAATGCGTGACTGAGTAACGGCGTACCATCAGTTAATGCATCCCAATCAGCAGCTGGTATCTCGCTTAAACTATCTACAATTTCCACATGAAAATTTGGCGTAGTTTGAGTGTTAACTTTTTTTGCAGATGCTTGTTTTGAGTTGTCTTGCGGGGAAGTCATCAATACTTTTTAAATGGATTCTAAAATCAACATACTACATTACTCATTGATGTATTGATGAAAAACCGAGAGTGAAGACTGAGGTAAAAATGACTAGTAAAATGATGTTAACTAGTTGAGTGGTGATATTTTAAGTGATTGAATAAACTCAAGACTAAATAAACCTTAGATGAGCTTAGCTTGGACGTTTACGAATATTAGCCGCTTGCTTATTATCTTTAGCTTTACTTTTTTCTTTAATCGCAGTTTCAGCGTCTTGAATTTTTTGCGCTTCCATTCTAGCTTCTGCAGATTTTTGACGTTCTATTAATTTTGCTTGTGCGAGCTGTAGCTCTTCTAAAGTAATGACACCATCTTCATCTACATCGACATAGCTAAAATGACGGGCGATCTGCGGCAAACATAAAGTGGCTTCTTCGCGGTCTAGTGAATCATCATTGTCTTTATTACATTCGTTAAATCGCTTTTCAATGCTTTCTTGCATCGCTTTGCGTTTTAGTTCGATTTGAGTATGTTCTGGGTCAGTCGATCTTGCATAATCCGCCAATGCTTTGCGCAAACGGGCACGATCATCAGGGCTAAAGTTATATTCTAGCGTTTTCTCTAAACCGCTTTCATCAGCCTCTTCAACCAACGATCGATCACTCAACAGGCCGTTCTTATTTTCGGCTGAAACAGTCGTTGCAAGCAAAGTGCCAAACAATGCTAGCATCGATAAAGCTGGGGTTAGATAATGTGCTTTTAAAACCATTGTTTAATGAATTCTCATTCTTTCTAACATGATTTAGTTAACAGTGTATAGGTTTGAAAAAACTGACCAACCATCAAGATTTGCAATCATGAATCAGCATTGTTAATGCAATGTTTCATAACTATCAATATTTGTAACCATTTGTAACACTTGATTATTTAAAATTAAGGCGTTTGAAAATGCCGAAAAATTTTCACTTTTCTAGATTTATTCATCATGAGAACATATACTACGTATCCAGTAACGTTTAAGTTGCTCATTCAATCATATGAAAGCGTAAATGATGGCTGAAAATAACAAAAAAATCTTGATGGTAGATGATGACTTACGCATGCGCGAGCTGCTACAACGTTATTTAACCGAGCAAGGTTTTAATATCAAAACCGTATCCGATTCTAAAGAAAT includes these proteins:
- a CDS encoding SDR family oxidoreductase — protein: MSQYQVLITGANRGIGLEFTKQYAADGWKVLACCRDPESADALQTLASTSKNVQVVALDVGNFSQIDSLALQLKDEVIDVLINNAGVYPQSTFGDTNYDDWAAAFKINSMTSLKMAEAFVQHITRSQLKKIATLTSKMGSIDDNSGGESYIYRSSKTAVNMVMKSLSIDLKPYGISVVTLHPGWVQTDMGGANGLINTQTSVTGLRRVIDALSLESTGKFIAYDGKSINW
- a CDS encoding GNAT family N-acetyltransferase — protein: MTSPQDNSKQASAKKVNTQTTPNFHVEIVDSLSEIPAADWDALTDGTPLLSHAFLSALENSGSVGQGTGWNPQPLVVKLDQKLVAAMPLYLKTHSYGEYVFDWAWADAYQRSGFNYYPKLLSAIPFSPITSRRFLTEQPELQTMMIEALESVMDKHQLSSAHVLFPDETDAQQLQASGWLKRVGVQFRWQNKNYQHFEAFLATLSHDKRKKIHQERKKISQIGIVCRQIKGFEATEQDWDFFYQCYTNTYREHHSTPYLTRLFFAEIDRTMPNNILLIVAELDGNPIACTLNIYNQTTLYGRYWGAMQFVSGLHFELCYYQAQQFCITENITFFEGGAQGEHKLARGFKPRPTYSYHKIAHPDFERAIKIYLNREAHGIAEYTNELEERAPFKHATL
- a CDS encoding nucleotide pyrophosphohydrolase — translated: MSDIQEITKHLIKFRDDRDWDQFHNPKDLAIALNIEAGELLEVFLWKSVDDADVAKVKDELADVFSFAFLIANKYGFDVSKIIQEKITKNALKYPIEKSKGSNKKYNEI
- a CDS encoding tyrosine-type recombinase/integrase, with the translated sequence MLHKLTKSFVDKVAFEKSGQVFYRDSELLGFGLRVGKSAKVYFAEAKLHSKTIRKSIARHNVVSLDEARSQAKSYLAEISRGKNPHDEEKARKAKLVTLAEVLENYIEARGNLQPSTIQDYRHTFEFYLSDWMNKPAIEISKDMVELKFRKIGKTSTSQANKTMRNFRAVMNYAIMKYEDSNGDSIFRHNPVVRITQLRAWHRPVRKNTLIKHYDLAPWYRAVMSLSNDSIAPNREVVRDFLLFVIMTGLRRNEAAKLTWNRVDLKDKTFVIKDTKNHTDHVLPLTDFLFDLLTKRKAEAKTKYVFPNETNIGYLVDPKKQIAKVVNESGVNFSTHDLRRTFITIAESLDISAYSLKRLLNHKMTNDVTAGYIITDVERLRAPMQKITDYMLICMGRKESAPIVFLQKSIGA
- a CDS encoding helix-turn-helix transcriptional regulator, encoding MLEDRYIRIKELTVMLGIARSTIYKLMKEDKFPKQIKLTERTSVWRLSVINQWISDREGNNLA